The following proteins are encoded in a genomic region of Blastopirellula marina:
- a CDS encoding ABC transporter substrate-binding protein, translated as MADTRGAHGLCLVLALTLLASLAGCKVGSSELTEEEKQQAIADFDFDAGLPDPDFKPPTLEELDANYGWTDKKVIDPMPALQKEMADYIPPITPQEAMKIRPKDEKDYEEILGAMKIQPKNDDEVAWDSTWVHHEAGDVNSLNPLRMSSVGDFFYVYLTGVSAVSSSIDLEPFGDGRYIKSWQANDDNTIQKVVLRDDITWSDGTPITAEDWEFTFKVILHPDLISMFPAIPSSLEDVKMIKAYGKDTFVIFHDNSSAVNDMKLDFPIIPKHIYQPAIAVDPTLTDSLTFEEQENQPVVGGPYEVVSRERKQRILLKRRESYYMHEGKQVREKPFFKEIRMEIIENPTQALIAMTDGRIDDMEVPASKWNTDANKEDFFKNNVKVKHTAWSEGHIVWNTGSPFFEDARVRRAMSYAIDYDALINGIMNGIHEQSSGPFHPSAWFAPQPSLPKFTLDLDKARQLLDEAGWKDTDADGIRDKEINGKKVPFSFKIMLSSGNPVGELMARQLASDFGKIGVKAEPRQYEWTVVQQKTREHSFDASLGGWGSGGDPFSTENIFGTEAPRNFGQYSNKKVDELYKQGLLELDREKRAKYYQEIAKILYEEQPYTWLYYRADLFAFNKQMRGYQFSPTGPWYYAPGMHSVWKAKSE; from the coding sequence ATGGCAGACACCCGCGGCGCGCATGGACTTTGTCTTGTTCTAGCCCTCACCTTGCTGGCATCACTTGCTGGTTGCAAGGTCGGATCTTCCGAATTGACCGAGGAGGAGAAGCAACAAGCGATCGCGGACTTCGACTTTGATGCCGGTCTACCTGATCCCGACTTCAAGCCTCCCACACTGGAGGAACTCGACGCTAACTACGGTTGGACCGATAAGAAGGTCATCGATCCGATGCCTGCCCTCCAGAAGGAGATGGCTGACTACATTCCGCCGATTACTCCCCAAGAGGCGATGAAGATTCGTCCCAAGGATGAGAAGGATTACGAAGAAATCCTCGGCGCCATGAAGATCCAACCCAAGAACGATGATGAAGTCGCTTGGGATTCGACTTGGGTCCACCACGAAGCAGGCGACGTCAACAGTTTGAACCCGCTTCGAATGAGCTCGGTGGGCGACTTCTTCTATGTGTACCTCACCGGCGTCAGCGCGGTCAGCTCGTCCATCGATTTGGAACCTTTCGGCGACGGACGGTATATCAAGTCGTGGCAAGCTAACGACGACAATACCATTCAGAAAGTCGTTCTTCGAGACGATATCACTTGGTCCGACGGAACCCCCATCACAGCCGAAGACTGGGAATTTACTTTCAAGGTAATCCTTCATCCAGACCTGATTTCGATGTTCCCCGCGATTCCCAGCAGCCTGGAAGACGTGAAGATGATCAAGGCGTACGGTAAGGACACCTTCGTCATTTTCCACGACAATTCGAGCGCGGTGAACGACATGAAGCTCGATTTTCCGATCATCCCCAAACATATCTACCAACCGGCTATCGCGGTCGATCCCACGCTGACCGATAGCCTGACCTTCGAAGAGCAAGAGAACCAACCGGTGGTTGGGGGGCCTTACGAAGTGGTCAGTCGCGAACGGAAGCAGCGTATTCTGCTGAAGCGACGCGAGAGCTATTACATGCACGAGGGCAAGCAAGTGCGTGAGAAGCCGTTCTTTAAAGAGATCCGTATGGAGATCATTGAGAACCCGACCCAAGCGTTGATCGCGATGACCGATGGTCGCATTGATGACATGGAAGTGCCCGCCTCGAAGTGGAACACTGATGCCAACAAGGAAGACTTCTTCAAGAACAACGTGAAGGTTAAGCACACGGCCTGGTCCGAAGGGCACATCGTGTGGAACACCGGCTCGCCATTCTTTGAAGATGCTCGTGTGCGTCGCGCGATGAGCTATGCGATTGACTACGACGCCCTGATCAACGGCATCATGAATGGAATCCACGAACAATCGAGTGGACCGTTCCATCCTTCGGCTTGGTTCGCTCCGCAGCCCTCCCTGCCGAAGTTCACCCTCGACCTCGACAAAGCTCGACAATTACTCGACGAAGCAGGTTGGAAAGACACCGATGCCGATGGTATCCGTGACAAGGAAATCAACGGCAAGAAAGTGCCGTTCTCGTTCAAGATCATGTTGTCCTCCGGAAACCCGGTTGGCGAACTGATGGCCCGTCAACTGGCCAGCGACTTTGGCAAGATCGGGGTCAAAGCAGAACCACGTCAATACGAATGGACCGTGGTCCAGCAAAAGACTCGCGAGCATAGCTTCGATGCTTCGTTGGGCGGCTGGGGATCTGGCGGCGATCCATTCTCGACAGAAAACATCTTTGGAACCGAGGCTCCTCGTAACTTCGGCCAATACTCGAACAAGAAAGTAGACGAGTTATATAAACAAGGTCTGCTTGAACTCGACCGCGAAAAGCGCGCCAAGTACTATCAAGAGATCGCTAAGATTCTGTACGAGGAGCAGCCTTATACCTGGCTTTACTACCGCGCCGACCTATTCGCGTTCAACAAGCAAATGCGGGGCTACCAATTCAGTCCCACCGGACCTTGGTACTATGCTCCAGGGATGCATTCGGTGTGGAAGGCGAAATCCGAGTAA
- a CDS encoding ABC transporter permease: MLTYIARRVFIGVFTILAVTCLVYGLIRNMPGTPLTVMQENPSMDRGMSEKQMKELEKLYHLDKHWIVGYGYWLADVVQGDLGRGISFTDRRQVSTIILSRLPNTLMLTITSLLLTYLLCIPMGLFSTAKNATASERALSVTLYVLYALPTFVAAIYLNLLFAVKLDWLPLGGMTSPNYSELTSFGKAWDLLKHTILPITCLTYGSLAYYTRFVKANMMETIQQDYIRTAQAKGVGPLKVLLVHAFRNSLIPLLTLIGLTLPTLLAGSVILEHIYQWDGIGQLFISKIGQRDYPVIMGLVLMFSVMTLIGQLLADILYAVVDPRITYS, encoded by the coding sequence ATGCTGACCTACATTGCGCGCCGCGTATTTATCGGAGTCTTCACGATCCTGGCAGTAACCTGCTTGGTTTATGGATTGATCCGAAATATGCCGGGCACTCCCTTGACCGTGATGCAAGAGAATCCGAGCATGGACCGGGGAATGTCAGAGAAGCAGATGAAAGAGCTCGAGAAGCTCTATCATTTGGATAAGCACTGGATTGTCGGCTATGGCTATTGGCTGGCGGATGTCGTTCAAGGAGACTTGGGCCGCGGAATCAGCTTTACCGACCGTCGCCAGGTTTCAACGATCATCCTTTCTCGCTTGCCCAATACGTTGATGCTGACGATCACTTCGTTGTTGCTAACGTATCTGCTTTGTATTCCGATGGGTTTGTTCTCAACCGCGAAGAACGCGACGGCGAGCGAGCGTGCCTTGAGCGTCACTCTTTATGTGCTTTATGCACTGCCAACCTTTGTCGCAGCGATCTACTTGAATCTGCTCTTCGCGGTAAAGCTCGATTGGCTTCCCCTGGGCGGCATGACCAGTCCTAACTACAGCGAACTGACTAGCTTTGGTAAAGCCTGGGACCTCCTCAAACACACGATCCTACCGATCACTTGTTTGACCTATGGGTCGTTGGCCTATTACACCCGCTTTGTCAAAGCCAACATGATGGAAACGATTCAGCAAGACTACATCCGCACGGCTCAAGCCAAAGGGGTAGGGCCCCTCAAGGTTCTCTTGGTTCATGCGTTTCGCAATTCGCTGATTCCCCTTTTGACCCTGATCGGACTAACGCTACCAACCCTGCTCGCCGGTAGTGTGATCTTGGAACATATCTATCAATGGGATGGAATTGGACAGCTTTTCATCTCGAAAATCGGACAGCGCGACTACCCTGTAATTATGGGGCTGGTTCTCATGTTTTCCGTGATGACGTTGATTGGCCAACTGTTGGCTGACATCCTGTATGCCGTCGTTGACCCTCGGATTACCTATTCCTAA
- a CDS encoding ABC transporter permease — MSADQEPVTQLSKPTKSLGFWATSWRYFRRRFLAMAALYFVIFLALVAIFSPAIVGTKPIVCYYKGNIYFPAMGYFYQPWENAIFTTGDHFDNKYEPNLKKNDPNSWAIWPLVRQDPIEPVGDDWFEGQPKNPSNAEGHPSWQNLFGTSSVGVDVFAQLVHGTRVALLVGFVSMGLASVIGIIIGACSGYFGGWIDFVLSRFIEIVLCVPTLILVIALLAVVENPSIWQVVLVIGLTGWTSIARLTRAEFLKIRQIEYVAAAKAMGAGPVRIMFVHILRNALAPILVPITFGIAAAIFTESALSFLGIGADTETPTWGRVLHEGQDHIRSMWWLNFFPGLAIFSTVLAYNLIGEGIQEATDPRTRDA; from the coding sequence ATGAGTGCCGATCAAGAGCCAGTCACCCAATTGAGCAAGCCCACGAAGTCGCTCGGATTTTGGGCCACAAGTTGGCGTTATTTTCGCCGGCGATTTCTCGCTATGGCGGCGTTGTATTTCGTGATCTTTCTCGCCCTTGTCGCGATCTTTTCGCCGGCAATTGTCGGAACAAAACCGATTGTCTGTTACTACAAGGGCAACATCTATTTCCCGGCGATGGGCTATTTCTATCAGCCTTGGGAAAACGCGATCTTCACGACCGGTGATCACTTCGACAACAAGTACGAACCTAACCTCAAAAAGAACGATCCCAACAGCTGGGCCATCTGGCCATTAGTCCGCCAAGACCCGATCGAACCGGTTGGCGATGACTGGTTCGAAGGACAGCCGAAAAACCCTTCCAATGCCGAAGGGCACCCGAGTTGGCAAAACCTGTTCGGCACCAGCAGTGTCGGCGTCGACGTCTTTGCTCAGTTAGTCCATGGAACACGTGTCGCGTTATTGGTCGGTTTCGTCTCCATGGGACTCGCCTCGGTGATCGGCATTATCATCGGAGCCTGTTCAGGTTACTTCGGTGGCTGGATCGATTTCGTGCTGTCTCGTTTCATCGAGATCGTACTGTGCGTTCCCACTTTAATCTTGGTGATCGCGTTGTTAGCCGTCGTCGAGAATCCCAGCATTTGGCAAGTGGTGCTCGTGATTGGTTTGACCGGCTGGACGAGTATCGCTCGCTTGACCCGAGCCGAGTTCCTCAAGATCCGCCAGATCGAATACGTGGCAGCCGCCAAGGCCATGGGTGCCGGGCCCGTTCGAATCATGTTCGTGCATATCTTGCGGAACGCTTTGGCTCCGATTCTCGTGCCGATCACGTTCGGTATCGCGGCGGCGATTTTCACCGAAAGTGCCCTCAGCTTTCTCGGCATTGGGGCAGATACGGAAACACCGACGTGGGGCCGAGTGCTTCACGAAGGGCAAGATCACATTCGTTCGATGTGGTGGCTCAATTTCTTCCCCGGCTTGGCCATTTTCAGCACCGTGCTGGCCTACAACTTAATCGGGGAAGGCATCCAAGAAGCAACCGACCCACGAACCCGCGACGCCTAA